The Euleptes europaea isolate rEulEur1 chromosome 2, rEulEur1.hap1, whole genome shotgun sequence genome has a segment encoding these proteins:
- the TFAP2C gene encoding transcription factor AP-2 gamma isoform X2: MALLGRLDWQDRHDGSSNGNPRLPHLSAVSQHLYSPAPPLSHSGSSDFQPPYFPPPYQPLPYSQSSDPYAHLGDPFSINPLHQPPPPPPSQQQTGWPNRQTNQDPSSLSHHARPGLIPHLSALESGSAGARRETYRRSDLLLSHGHGLDASSLAENLGLHDMTQQMEEVQNVEDQHLLMHDQTVIRKGPISLTKNNALGLPCQKDGLIGVVINPNEVFCSVPGRLSLLSSTSKYKVTVAEVQRRLSPPECLNASLLGGVLRRAKSKNGGRSLREKLDKIGLNLPAGRRKAANVTLLTSLVEGEAVHLARDFGYVCETEFPSKAVAEYLTRPHLGRNEMANRKNMLLAAKQICKEFTDLLTQDRTPLGNSRPSPILDPGIQGCLTHFSLITHGFGSAAICAAMTSVQNYLNEALKIADKTYMNAGDQSPAEANKSIEKMDKHRNCCYPFIVGPGTRR; encoded by the exons ATGGCTCTGCTGGGCAGGCTCGACTGGCAA gACCGCCATGATGGTAGCAGCAACGGGAATCCCCGATTACCCCACCTCTCCGCTGTCAGCCAGCACTTGTACAGCCCAGCTCCCCCGCTTTCTCACTCGGGGTCCTCTGATTTCCAGCCCCCTTACTTTCCTCCCCCCTACCAGCCTCTGCCTTACTCTCAGTCCAGTGACCCTTATGCACACCTCGGGGATCCTTTCTCCATCAACCCACTCCATCAACCGCCTCCGCCACCGCCCAGTCAGCAACAGACCGGCTGGCCCAACCGACAGACCAACCAAGACCCTTCGAGCCTCTCCCACCATGCCCGGCCCGGCTTGATCCCCCATCTCTCGGCTCTGGAAAGCGGCTCGGCTGGGGCGAGGAGGGAGACCTACAGGCGATCCGATCTGCTCCTGTCTCATGGCCACGGTCTCGATGCCTCCAGCCTGGCAGAAAACCTCGGGCTTCATGATATGACCCAACAGATGGAAGAGGTCCAG AATGTGGAAGATCAACATTTATTAATGCATGACCAGACAGTCATTAGAAAAG gtcccatTTCATTAACGAAAAACAATGCGTTAGGTCTCCCTTGCCAGAAAGACGGGCTCATCGGAGTGGTGATCAACCCCAACGAGGTCTTCTGTTCGGTCCCTGGACGGCTTTCTCTCCTGAGCTCCACGTCGAAATACAAAGTAACAGTCGCTGAAGTTCAAAGGCGGCTCTCCCCTCCTGAGTGTCTGAATGCTTCCTTGCTGGGAGGAGTCCTCCGAAG AGCCAAATCTAAAAACGGGGGCCGCTCATTACGGGAGAAGCTGGACAAAATTGGCTTGAATCTTCCCGCAGGCAgaaggaaagctgcaaatgtgacGTTACTGACATCGCTGGTGGAAG GTGAAGCTGTACACCTTGCTCGGGACTTCGGCTACGTGTGCGAGACGGAATTTCCTTCGAAAGCGGTGGCTGAATACTTAACCCGGCCGCATCTGGGGCGCAACGAGATGGCAAACAGAAAGAACATGCTGCTTGCTGCGAA ACAGATCTGCAAAGAATTCACCGACCTCCTCACGCAGGATAGGACCCCGCTTGGCAACTCGAGGCCGAGCCCgatcttggaccctggcatccAGGGCTGCTTGACTCACTTCAGCCTCATCACGCACGGCTTCGGGAGCGCCGCCATCTGTGCGGCCATGACGTCGGTCCAGAACTACCTGAACGAAGCGCTCAAAATTGCAGACAAAACGTACATGAACGCAGGGGACCAGAGCCCCGCAGAAGCCAACAAAAGCATCGAGAAGATGGATAAGCATCGGAA CTGCTGTTATCCATTCATTGTGGGACCAGGTACCAGAAGGTAA
- the TFAP2C gene encoding transcription factor AP-2 gamma isoform X1, with translation MLWKLADNVKYEEDCEDRHDGSSNGNPRLPHLSAVSQHLYSPAPPLSHSGSSDFQPPYFPPPYQPLPYSQSSDPYAHLGDPFSINPLHQPPPPPPSQQQTGWPNRQTNQDPSSLSHHARPGLIPHLSALESGSAGARRETYRRSDLLLSHGHGLDASSLAENLGLHDMTQQMEEVQNVEDQHLLMHDQTVIRKGPISLTKNNALGLPCQKDGLIGVVINPNEVFCSVPGRLSLLSSTSKYKVTVAEVQRRLSPPECLNASLLGGVLRRAKSKNGGRSLREKLDKIGLNLPAGRRKAANVTLLTSLVEGEAVHLARDFGYVCETEFPSKAVAEYLTRPHLGRNEMANRKNMLLAAKQICKEFTDLLTQDRTPLGNSRPSPILDPGIQGCLTHFSLITHGFGSAAICAAMTSVQNYLNEALKIADKTYMNAGDQSPAEANKSIEKMDKHRNCCYPFIVGPGTRR, from the exons ATGTTGTGGAAACTAGCAGACAATGTCAAGTACGAAGAGGACTGCGAG gACCGCCATGATGGTAGCAGCAACGGGAATCCCCGATTACCCCACCTCTCCGCTGTCAGCCAGCACTTGTACAGCCCAGCTCCCCCGCTTTCTCACTCGGGGTCCTCTGATTTCCAGCCCCCTTACTTTCCTCCCCCCTACCAGCCTCTGCCTTACTCTCAGTCCAGTGACCCTTATGCACACCTCGGGGATCCTTTCTCCATCAACCCACTCCATCAACCGCCTCCGCCACCGCCCAGTCAGCAACAGACCGGCTGGCCCAACCGACAGACCAACCAAGACCCTTCGAGCCTCTCCCACCATGCCCGGCCCGGCTTGATCCCCCATCTCTCGGCTCTGGAAAGCGGCTCGGCTGGGGCGAGGAGGGAGACCTACAGGCGATCCGATCTGCTCCTGTCTCATGGCCACGGTCTCGATGCCTCCAGCCTGGCAGAAAACCTCGGGCTTCATGATATGACCCAACAGATGGAAGAGGTCCAG AATGTGGAAGATCAACATTTATTAATGCATGACCAGACAGTCATTAGAAAAG gtcccatTTCATTAACGAAAAACAATGCGTTAGGTCTCCCTTGCCAGAAAGACGGGCTCATCGGAGTGGTGATCAACCCCAACGAGGTCTTCTGTTCGGTCCCTGGACGGCTTTCTCTCCTGAGCTCCACGTCGAAATACAAAGTAACAGTCGCTGAAGTTCAAAGGCGGCTCTCCCCTCCTGAGTGTCTGAATGCTTCCTTGCTGGGAGGAGTCCTCCGAAG AGCCAAATCTAAAAACGGGGGCCGCTCATTACGGGAGAAGCTGGACAAAATTGGCTTGAATCTTCCCGCAGGCAgaaggaaagctgcaaatgtgacGTTACTGACATCGCTGGTGGAAG GTGAAGCTGTACACCTTGCTCGGGACTTCGGCTACGTGTGCGAGACGGAATTTCCTTCGAAAGCGGTGGCTGAATACTTAACCCGGCCGCATCTGGGGCGCAACGAGATGGCAAACAGAAAGAACATGCTGCTTGCTGCGAA ACAGATCTGCAAAGAATTCACCGACCTCCTCACGCAGGATAGGACCCCGCTTGGCAACTCGAGGCCGAGCCCgatcttggaccctggcatccAGGGCTGCTTGACTCACTTCAGCCTCATCACGCACGGCTTCGGGAGCGCCGCCATCTGTGCGGCCATGACGTCGGTCCAGAACTACCTGAACGAAGCGCTCAAAATTGCAGACAAAACGTACATGAACGCAGGGGACCAGAGCCCCGCAGAAGCCAACAAAAGCATCGAGAAGATGGATAAGCATCGGAA CTGCTGTTATCCATTCATTGTGGGACCAGGTACCAGAAGGTAA
- the TFAP2C gene encoding transcription factor AP-2 gamma isoform X3, translating into MLWKLADNVKYEEDCEDRHDGSSNGNPRLPHLSAVSQHLYSPAPPLSHSGSSDFQPPYFPPPYQPLPYSQSSDPYAHLGDPFSINPLHQPPPPPPSQQQTGWPNRQTNQDPSSLSHHARPGLIPHLSALESGSAGARRETYRRSDLLLSHGHGLDASSLAENLGLHDMTQQMEEVQNVEDQHLLMHDQTVIRKGLPCQKDGLIGVVINPNEVFCSVPGRLSLLSSTSKYKVTVAEVQRRLSPPECLNASLLGGVLRRAKSKNGGRSLREKLDKIGLNLPAGRRKAANVTLLTSLVEGEAVHLARDFGYVCETEFPSKAVAEYLTRPHLGRNEMANRKNMLLAAKQICKEFTDLLTQDRTPLGNSRPSPILDPGIQGCLTHFSLITHGFGSAAICAAMTSVQNYLNEALKIADKTYMNAGDQSPAEANKSIEKMDKHRNCCYPFIVGPGTRR; encoded by the exons ATGTTGTGGAAACTAGCAGACAATGTCAAGTACGAAGAGGACTGCGAG gACCGCCATGATGGTAGCAGCAACGGGAATCCCCGATTACCCCACCTCTCCGCTGTCAGCCAGCACTTGTACAGCCCAGCTCCCCCGCTTTCTCACTCGGGGTCCTCTGATTTCCAGCCCCCTTACTTTCCTCCCCCCTACCAGCCTCTGCCTTACTCTCAGTCCAGTGACCCTTATGCACACCTCGGGGATCCTTTCTCCATCAACCCACTCCATCAACCGCCTCCGCCACCGCCCAGTCAGCAACAGACCGGCTGGCCCAACCGACAGACCAACCAAGACCCTTCGAGCCTCTCCCACCATGCCCGGCCCGGCTTGATCCCCCATCTCTCGGCTCTGGAAAGCGGCTCGGCTGGGGCGAGGAGGGAGACCTACAGGCGATCCGATCTGCTCCTGTCTCATGGCCACGGTCTCGATGCCTCCAGCCTGGCAGAAAACCTCGGGCTTCATGATATGACCCAACAGATGGAAGAGGTCCAG AATGTGGAAGATCAACATTTATTAATGCATGACCAGACAGTCATTAGAAAAG GTCTCCCTTGCCAGAAAGACGGGCTCATCGGAGTGGTGATCAACCCCAACGAGGTCTTCTGTTCGGTCCCTGGACGGCTTTCTCTCCTGAGCTCCACGTCGAAATACAAAGTAACAGTCGCTGAAGTTCAAAGGCGGCTCTCCCCTCCTGAGTGTCTGAATGCTTCCTTGCTGGGAGGAGTCCTCCGAAG AGCCAAATCTAAAAACGGGGGCCGCTCATTACGGGAGAAGCTGGACAAAATTGGCTTGAATCTTCCCGCAGGCAgaaggaaagctgcaaatgtgacGTTACTGACATCGCTGGTGGAAG GTGAAGCTGTACACCTTGCTCGGGACTTCGGCTACGTGTGCGAGACGGAATTTCCTTCGAAAGCGGTGGCTGAATACTTAACCCGGCCGCATCTGGGGCGCAACGAGATGGCAAACAGAAAGAACATGCTGCTTGCTGCGAA ACAGATCTGCAAAGAATTCACCGACCTCCTCACGCAGGATAGGACCCCGCTTGGCAACTCGAGGCCGAGCCCgatcttggaccctggcatccAGGGCTGCTTGACTCACTTCAGCCTCATCACGCACGGCTTCGGGAGCGCCGCCATCTGTGCGGCCATGACGTCGGTCCAGAACTACCTGAACGAAGCGCTCAAAATTGCAGACAAAACGTACATGAACGCAGGGGACCAGAGCCCCGCAGAAGCCAACAAAAGCATCGAGAAGATGGATAAGCATCGGAA CTGCTGTTATCCATTCATTGTGGGACCAGGTACCAGAAGGTAA